The Nostoc sp. UHCC 0926 nucleotide sequence TGTATCTTTAATTCGTTTATCAAACCCCAAACTGCCTGATAAATTTTATACTTCAATCTGGGAGTTGGTGATTTACTGCCATAATTGATACCAAATTATAAAGAATTATTGCATATATATTTGGAAATAATCGTCAAATAATTTACTAGCAATCTTTTTGAGATATCTCATCAAGATGATTTATCGTGCAATTACGTATATTAATTGCAAATAAAATTACCTCATGCCGAAATGTAAGTTTTAGCGTAGGCGCAGCCCGCCGAAGGCATCGCACCTTTTTTGTCTGACCTCACAAAATCGCGTTGCTCCCTATGACGAGTGTCACAGCATGGGCAATGCGATGGCGCAGTCGGGGACACTCGGCTTAGTGAGTGCATCACAACAGGGCATTGTCGGGCTGCGGTTGCAAAACGCATTACCGCAGGCACGGGTTGTCTATGTCTCTGCGACTGGAGCGACGAAGGTTTCTAACCTATCTTATGCAAATCCCTGGGGCTTTGGCAGACTGGAGATTTCCCGTTTACCTCCCGTGAGGATTTTGTGGAATCCATTGAGGGCGGTGGTATCGCCGCGATGGAAGTCGTAGCCAGGGATCTCAAGGCTTTAGGACTGTATCTGGCGCGGAGTCTCTCGTTTGAGGGGGTGGAGTATCAGACTCTCGAAATTGAGTTAACGCCCACGCAAGAACGGATTTATAATAGCTACTCCGATGCTTTTCAGATTATTCATAATAATTTAGAGAAGGCGTTAGAAGCTTGCAATATAACTGGCGCAAAAACGTACAATCGTGCTGCTAAGATGTTAGCCAAGTCGTAGTTTGAGAGCCATAAACAGAGGTTCTTTAATCATCTGCTGACCGGGATGAAATGCCCTACCCTGATCAAAGCGATTGAGCAGGATCTTGCTGCTCTTAATGCGGTTGTTGTTCAGATCGTCTCGACTAATGAAGAATTGCTTAAGCGACGACTTGATGAAGTTCCTGCTTCGGAATGGAAGGATCTCAATCTTGACCTAACTCCACGGGAATACGTCATGGATTACCTGATGAGTGCTTTCCCTGTTCATCTTCATTCCATCCATTCTGGCGTTGATGGAGAAGAAAGATCCGAGCCAGTCTTTGACGCTGATGGCTCTCCGGTTATCTCCCAAGAAGCTGTAGCCTTGAGAGATGCCTTAGTAGACAAACTCGCCAGCCTTGATCCAATTCCTGGCGCACTAGAGCAGCTGCTATGGCACTTTGGTCACAAACAAATTGCCGAAGTAACTGGTCGCAGCAAGCGAGTTTTGAAAGATGATTCGGGGCGTTTGTTCGTTGATTCACGGGGTAGTGGCGCGAATATTGCTGAGACTGCTGCGTTTATGCAGGGAGACAAGCAAATCCTCATCTTCAGTCACGCTGGTGGGACAGGTAGAAGTTATCATGCTGATCTAAATGCTGCGAATCGTCGGCGGCGATCGCACTACCTGCTTGAAGCCGGCTGGAGGGCAGACAATGCAATTCAAGGACTTGGGCGATCGCACCGCACAAACCAAGCATCTGCACCCGTGTTCAGACCTGTAACCACTAACGTCATAGGTGAACGCCGCTTTATCTCAACCATCGCTCGAAGGCTGGATAGCTTGGGCGCTCTTACTCGTGGTCAACGGCAGACAGGTGGCAATGGGATATTCTCGGTACAAGATAATCTGGAGTCGAACTATGCAGAACACGCCCTGTATGAGTTATTCAGACAAATATACCTTGGTCGATTTTATGAAGTTCCACTAGGGACTTTTGAGCAAATGACTGGACTGGGCTTAACCTCTCATGAAGGCGGGATGAAAATCGACTTGCCCCCATTGCGGCAATTCCTCAATCGGCTGCTGGCTTTACGCATCGATATGCAAAACATCATTTTCGAGCGTTTTGAGTTGTTGCTAAGTCAGTAGATTGAAGCAGCGATCGCGGCTGGTGTCTATGAGATGGGTGTGGAAACTTTACGGGCTGAACGCTTTACTGTTGAGAGCCAGGAAGCTGTATATACTCATGCTCAAACTGGTAGCGTCACCAATTACTTGAAAGTGGAACGCACCCAGAAGAACAACATCAGAACGGCTCAAGAAATGGTTGAGTTTGCTGCCAAGTACCAAGGGCGATTCATGGTGAATGAGAAAGGTAGTGCGGCGGTAAAAATTCCAACGCATAGTATTTTCGATGCGGAAGGTGGTGTTGTACCAAGGGTTTTGCTCGTCCGTCCACAAAAAGAAACTCGTGTCATAGTGGAACAACTGAATTCTTCCACTTGGCGGCAGATTTCGGCTGATACCTTTGCTGCGGCATGGTCTACTGAAGTGGACACACTGCCCAAATTCACAACCGATTACCTGCATTTGGTAACTGGTATTCTCCTACCCATCTGGAAAATACTACCACAGCAGAATAGTCGAGTATTCCGACTACAAACCAGCGATGGACAAAAGATACTCGGTCGGGTGGTAAATGCTCACGACATTCAAACCGTGCGCGAACAACTCAGACTAAGAAATCAGGTGCTTTCTCCAGAAGAACTTGTCTCGCTGGTACTGAACGAGAGATATACACAGCAGTTACCAGGTGGCGTAACTTTACGCCGTTCTTACATTGCCGCAGAACCTCGCATAGAACTGGTTAATGCTATCTCACTGGCAGAACGACTGTTAGCTGTTGGATGTTTCACCGAGATCATCAACTGGCAAAAGCGCCTATTCATTCCGGTTTCAGACAAAGCGCCAGCTATTCTAGCGGCTGTGATTGAAATCTTGGGATAAGTCAAAAGCTGATGTATCTAATAAATACATCAGCTTATTTTTCGCTCAAACACGAGTGTGATTTTATTGTCCGAAATGAAGGTAAGCGGACGATTTGTCGAGGTAATCTAAGAGACGGGGGAGGAGATATTTCCACTTTCACAAGAACGTGCCAGTGAGCTAGAAGTTATGATTTTAGAGAGGGAAAGATTACTTCACAGGAAACATGAGCCATCACATAATGGACACCATATTAGCAGTCATAACCCACATTCCGCACTTCAACTAGTAGTATAAATAAACTCCATTCAGAAAAAATATAAAATTATAATTTGGATACCTAAATAACAGTCAAAAAAAATAAATTATGCAGAAAAATGTCCAGCTTTATTATTTTAAAAGCTAGTTATATAAGAATATTTAATTTCAATTATTAGAACAATTTGTTCAATAATTTATCAGATATTTTTAAGCCAATAAATAATATTTATGGCAAAAAGTAGGAAGGAATTGTAAAATTCGACAACGTTCTTTTGTCAAATTAATAATTCGCTTAATTCCTTGCAGAATCAAAACGTGAATCCCTTGAAAACATTGAAATATCCACCGTAAAGTAGGACATTCAGTTAATTTATTTAGTTGATTTTTAACTGTGGCTTCTGGGATTTTTAAAGAGCTTCTTAGTTGTCTTTGTCCTAGATTATAAACCAAAAGACACAATCCCATTAACATCATCATTGTCTCTACTCTTTCAGGATTTTTCACAAAAAGACTATCTGCAAAAAATAAGGGGTCTTTCAGAAATCTAAATCCCCGCTCACAAGATTGCTGTTGTTTATATATTCTGAGTATTTCGGAAGCGTCTAAATCTTTCATGTCCCGAATATTAGTTGCTAAAATAAACCTTCCAGAAGAGTTTTGATTTTCCGTAATTAATTCTTGACTTTCTATCAATTTAGCACAAACTTTATAAAAGACTTTTTGCTCTTTAGTTTGATGCTGAATAATTTGTATTTCAGTGATTTGGTGATATTTGAGTTTTGATTCAATTTCTTTGATTTTAGACATTGCTGACGATGAATGGTCAAATTCCTCTTTTACTAACTTAGCTATTTGTTTTGTAACTTTGATTGATTCTGACTGAATTTTTAGAGATAACTTCTTTAAATCTGCTTTTTTCCTCTCTGGGCTTTCTACTAGTATCCATCTTTGCTCTATCCCCCCATAAGTTACTTTTTCTTCTTGATAACTATATTCTTTTTGTTCAGTTTTTTTCAATTCTACATTTGTTAATCTTTTAACTAAATTTTTCGCTTTTTTTATGGTTAACGGTACTCGACTTATCCATTTTATATTCTCCATTAACTTCAAGTTATTTTCGCTATATAACGCACTATCAGCTACCATAATACTTTCCAAATTTATTTGCTTAGAATACTCTACTAAAATTTTGCCAAAAGCTGCTTTATCTGATTCATTTCCAACTTCCCCTGCATTAACTCTTTCTCTCGGATCAGTTCCTAGCAGGTCATTGATTTTCTCTACTATTCCTATCTCATCAATAATTCCAGCTACTATTCCTAAGTGAGCCAAATTTTTAATGAATGGTTCTTCTTTTTGAGCAGTCATTTCTTTGATTTGATTTATAAAAGCTTTCTCCTAATTTTCTCACTTTTTTAGCAAAAAAATTCTCTTAATGGTTCTTCATCTTTATTTTCTGCTCCATCTCTTATCAAAATATTACGGTTTTTAAGTAGTAGTTAGTGATACATTTTAATCGGACTTCCAAAGCTAATTAAACGCGTGAATCTAAGTAGTTCTCGACAGATAATTGCTAAATATTTACGCTTTGCACTACATTTGGACTACATAATAAAATCCGAAAAATTGGTTATGTAGCGATCGCAAGCCTACCAAGACAATCTCAGTATTAATACTTAAGTAGTTAGCTGCTATTAGTAATATTCTTTGAAACATCAATGTATTGCATTTTGAAGTGCGGAATGTGGGGTCATAATATTGAGTTGAACTGAAGTAGCAAAAAAGATTCTGTAAATGTACTAAATAGCACACCCGCTTTTATTAAATTACGATTACCTTTGAAACCGCGATAATAATTCTTCACGGTCAGCCTGTAAAAGCAAGCCAAGATATTCTTCCCTAGATAACTGCATTAACTGAGGAATAATTGCCTCTAACTCACTATCTAAATTTCCAAAACGTACTTTTAAAAGCGTCGAAATTGTTTCCCTTCTTTCGATTTCCACACCTTCCTGTTGCCAACTTGTTACAATCTGCATAACTTCCTCCCGTTCATTTAATCCCATTGTACTAATCACCGCTT carries:
- a CDS encoding strawberry notch-like NTP hydrolase domain-containing protein translates to MGNAMAQSGTLGLVSASQQGIVGLRLQNALPQARVVYVSATGATKVSNLSYANPWGFGRLEISRLPPVRILWNPLRAVVSPRWKS
- a CDS encoding strawberry notch-like NTP hydrolase domain-containing protein translates to MESIEGGGIAAMEVVARDLKALGLYLARSLSFEGVEYQTLEIELTPTQERIYNSYSDAFQIIHNNLEKALEACNITGAKTYNRAAKMLAKS
- a CDS encoding strawberry notch C-terminal domain-containing protein, coding for MKCPTLIKAIEQDLAALNAVVVQIVSTNEELLKRRLDEVPASEWKDLNLDLTPREYVMDYLMSAFPVHLHSIHSGVDGEERSEPVFDADGSPVISQEAVALRDALVDKLASLDPIPGALEQLLWHFGHKQIAEVTGRSKRVLKDDSGRLFVDSRGSGANIAETAAFMQGDKQILIFSHAGGTGRSYHADLNAANRRRRSHYLLEAGWRADNAIQGLGRSHRTNQASAPVFRPVTTNVIGERRFISTIARRLDSLGALTRGQRQTGGNGIFSVQDNLESNYAEHALYELFRQIYLGRFYEVPLGTFEQMTGLGLTSHEGGMKIDLPPLRQFLNRLLALRIDMQNIIFERFELLLSQ